The Nasonia vitripennis strain AsymCx chromosome 4 unlocalized genomic scaffold, Nvit_psr_1.1 chr4_random0003, whole genome shotgun sequence nucleotide sequence ttatctttaTAGTACAACTCTTCGCAATTCCtctggtgttgattatatcattgaagaagtgaataaacaattaaaagttcgtatagacgaatttccagatggattttcatctactgtaaaggaagatggaatgtcatagagtagctgaagagctgcacaagccagcacgtcggcgatacaagagaagaaaatatgacatacgtggaatagacgagacttggcaagcggatcttgtagaaatgataccatattctaaagaaaacaaagtttttcattacttactcactgtcatagatatattttcaaagtatgcatgGGCCATGCCAGTCAAGTCAAAGAGTGGTAATGATGTTACTACAGCTATGAAGTTAATACTAGAAGAAGGacgagtaccgaagaatctacaaactgaccaaggaaaagaattttacaattcaatttttcaaaaacttatgaaaaagcacaatatacacttatactcttcgcatagtaatcttcatgcaagtatatgcgaacgattcaatagaacattaaaaaatgcaatatggacagaattcagcaaacaaggaagctataaatggttggatattctacctaacttgctcaaagcatacAATTTGAGAAAACGTCggacaacaggaatcgagcctgaaaatgttacactGGCAAATGAGCGAGAAGTCAAGAGACGTTTTCCAAATGAGAAGTCGCcagtgaaaaaaccgaaatttaaagtaggagataaagtacgaataagtaggataaaaaatggttttgaaaaaggttacacaccaaattggtctactgaaatttttacaataacgcgagttgtCAAAACTAATCCAACAACATACCACCTCAaagattataacaataaaatcgtCTCAGGTGGCTTTTATTAAAcagaaattcataaaactatgtatcctGAAATTTATCTagtagaaaaaatattaagagAAAGTGGTAAACgtgtatatgttaaatggCTAGGATTTAGTGACGagcataatagttggataaataaaaatgagattcTTTAATGTAActatattaacaatttatgttcttttttttatggatAAAAGGATCAGAttgtagtaaataaaaaaagcagatgTATTATGTTTatcatattaaatttattcatgcattattattatgtgcaagttaataaaaaatatatctttgtaaaatcaatttatgatttattCATTCTTATTGAGTACTAGAATCGAACTTAAAAGAAGATACAcccagatattttaaaaataaacaaagtttATTTGCACTGTTGCAGAGTGAATTGAAAAACGCTTCATCTTTCAGAATAGCCGATGAAATCTTCTCTGGCAAGAAAACTTGAAAGCTGTCATTAAGTTCAGCAACAATCTTCGTACCGAACCTTGTCTTGACCTCTTTCAGTGCTGTCACCATATACTGATGATCTTTTTCCATGTCTGTTGCTCTTTTCTTTGGCAAGAACTCTCGCTCAGCAATCTTGTTGAGTGCAGATAGATCCATtctgaaaaaagcaaaaataaaaatttatgttagagaaaattgtattaaagaCAAGTAATGAGGGAGAACTATGAAATATAACTTACTTATTATGAAGTTAGGTGAGCCTTGGTCTCTTTGTAGAAGGTTCGTTGTTCGCTTCGATTTCTCGAATGTGCTCCTCGTTGTTGTCCGTGCGTTCATATAGCCCATTTCCCACCACAATTCCTGCCCTTTCCATTGACTCTAGTAAGATATCCCTTCTCTCTTCTGATTCTAATCTTATCTTATCTAATGATGGATCCCATTCGTGCATGAACTCCTCAGGCACATCGTATTCAATCCTGATTTGTTTACCTTCATCCCCCCTCccactttctccctctcttttttcttctgcatCATTGCCATTGGTTACCTCATCCTCCCTCTtattttctccctctcttttttcttctgcttcaTTGCCATTAGCTGCATTGTATCCCCTCTCCTCCGCTTCCCCCTCTACATGCATTGCAGCTTGCGTCATCTGTTCTTCCATAATTCTGTAATGACCCCAGGGCAAAGTATCTGTACTATGAGGTAATAAGtatcttttatcatcgtgAGGACTTAGAgcaattttttcttgtttttcagtATGGACTATGTGTAATTTTGAACGAATATTGCACTGCTtacgttttataataacaagatCTTGAAgacattttcgataatcttcgaATCTGATTGATTTCTTTACTACATTGGATTTTATCCCTTTGGCTTTTTTCACTGTCTCAGCTCCATCAATCaaaatactatacattttgcttcttaaACCTACGAACTCTGTCATAATCCTGCCACAGTATTCGTCTTTCATCAATCcaggaacttttttattaacacgCGGAATTTCAAACTGATTATTCTCATCAtaatcagaagtatcaaaCTTGTGTATATCTTCTTTCATTATATGATACATATCAATGTCCGCAACTTCGTATATTAAACTATCTGTATCTATATAAAgaagtttacatttttcttctactcgttgtttcatatatgaataatgaaaatcatatactAATGTTTTTTGACAAATCGAGAATACAGAGACCAacataaattggtttcttgaTTGTTATACTTGTCTTCTTTAGCTGAATAGCaactaaattttcatcaaagattgcacaactatgaaaatttggttgaactatacgtgcttctgctccatatcgacctgtaaatttattcactAAACGCACATCAACGCGAGatcgctctctctcgataCACTTTCCATAGAcagcattaattaataatttataaaacagtttttcaaattcattctTGGACTGCTTTCTTTTCTCTGTATTTAGTTCGACATATGGTTTGAGCCAGGCCTTCtgctcaaaactcaaaattcTATGCACCTTTTTCAGTCGAAGTCAATTATCTAACGCCTGTTTCAGTGCTCGATAATGAATTACATACCTTGTCTTATCATTTAAAGTAGTTAGAAGTTTCTTCTGTTTAGAGCCAGGTGGTGTACGATGCTCTGCGCAAAAAGGGAGATCTCGATGATCATCGTGTACTTCTTCAGGATACTCTAAGTCAACTTCAGCAAAATAGCCTATGTCAGAATCTGGTggtgtattgaaaaaacatgTATTTGTCTCATATTCTATCCATTTAAATTTTCCAACTGGCAAAGGTTGTCCATTGCCCATCcacaaagattatttatatcaaaatataagagagtctttgttttctgctcCTTATCATATGAAGGTCCCATATATGGATTGTTTGCCTTGGCATACCGATTACAATATTGACTTATTCCACCTCGAATCCCTGCTTCAATAAACATCAGCATGTCaatatctgtaagaagctCCAATTCCACCTTTGTCATTTTAagagctgctgaaaatgttagTCCAGGAGTCGTGTAAAAATGTGCAGGGCATAAATCATATACTCTAAGAGATGTCTCCCGAAAACTTTCAAAAACATCAGCCAATAATAAAACATCCGTTTTCAAGTATAGATCAGAATATTCActtaaagtttttatattaaacataTTCCAGACTTGAACAGCATGATTGTAATCTTTCTCAGTAATATGTGAATCTGTTAATTTGttgtaaaattcatttttttctggcAGTTTTGTTGTCATTAGTTTATCTAATTCATCAACAAAATCATATGGAAATATGCCTTTGCGTCTAAGAAGATTGATTTTTTCATCCGTGAAGCCATCAGATCGAAACTCATTTACTGCTATTGGCACGTTCTCTAGATATGATGCAAGTTTCTCCAATGATGATGATAAAAAACGCCATGaatctataaatctaaaactgatgTCCAATTCATCAATGTACtttgtaaatgaaatatatttttccttATTATGAGGTATCAGATAAACTCGTCCTTTCATCAATGTAGAAGTAGCGAAGTAGCGATTTCATTCAAAATGAAGTGTGTGTCAtaattgaggttatgaaaaataactggCACAAATCTCGAATTCttataattcaaattacatGAATTATGAGCTGCACCTCTGaaactgaagaaaaaaaaattaggctaacaaatttagtaaattcaatttttcaaagtaaTTAAAGTGACAACATACCGTCCCGTAAGATGACAATGATCTCGTACTGCAAGTTCATCACCATGGATTGGTTTTCGACATATATTACATATCGTTGCCCTTCGAAAAGATAATTCTTCCAAGTCTGTAAGTTTTAATGGTTTAGGATTTTTGTAGAGTAGATTAATCTGCTCCCCGATTGATTTCAGCTCTTGAACAAACCATTCTGCAGGTGTCTTTGCATCTCTATTTTCTAGCTCAGATCATTTCTTACTGAATAGCAAGATGACTAGCGTGATTGATAGAAGTTCAAGTGAATATAATGTATTGTTTAGAAATACAATATTGCAATgtcaagaagaagaaaaagtttatCTCCGTGACATTCAAGGTTTTCAAAGAATTGCCGacgatacttttattttcaaggaAATCAGTTTTCTCAATTTGAGTAAAACTGCTTTACCGACTGCGTATCTCTTTAAACCTCCATTACCATGGGATGAACTaacagaggaagaaaaatgtatgactCACTGGATTGAAAAGAGCCATCACGGCATAGAATGGGATTCTGGAGATATTCCATATCACCgtcttcataaaattttagaaatatgtaCGCAAGGAGTCACAAAATTATTCGTCAAAGGAAAGCAGAAAGCAGAAtggataaaaaatttattgccCGATTTGTAAGttgcaaatataataaatttatttaaactttcacattaaaaaaaaatccctcACACAttcttctatttattttttcagatcaATCACAAACGTCGAAAATTTTGGCTGTCCatcgtttgaaaaaataatatatgataAGCAGTTCGTCTGCTTTAATCACGATCTCTGCATTAGAAGAGTGCCTATGTGTGCTGTTCGAAACGTTATTGCAATACGAACCTGGCTACTCGATTATTTAGATGATCGATTTAGTTTAGATACGGTGGataatcaaaattcaaaatgtatTTGCTTATACTGGAAATCAgcttaactaaataaaaaatgattttaataaatgaatgttttatgttttattcCCTTATCaaccttatatatatatatatatataaaaggttgataagatatatatatatatatacatatatatatatatatatatatatatatatatatatatatatatatatatatatatatatatatattcggcAACGTACGTTGTTGCCACCTACTCGCACGCTGCTGTCAAGACGTGACAATGTGTCAGATggcataggtaaatctgtgCCCGCGTGAGTCGGCCCAGCCATGTCTTCTGCATGTCCGACGtttctaattataataaacaggacccttctggccctggttgTAACGCGCGAACAACGACAGTAAACATGCGTTATAATATACATTTCTAAAAGGAATAATGTTTAATCAAGCAGGAAAGacaaaatattagtaaaaaattatatttatttatttttatttttttacatttatcttatctaaaatttattacaaaattttattgaaaagtaTCATTCAGATTTTTCGCATATTTGCTTTCTTATCGAACACGATAAGCGGATCGTTAAGCATTTCGCCTTGCAATATACGCGGTCGTGCTCGTTGCTGTAGTGGCATTTGCTATTCTTGTTGATGCTGAAGTGGCATCGGTTGATCTGCTTGATGCTGAAGTGGTATCGGCTGATCTGCATGATAGAGAGGCTGTGGTGATGGCTGCTGTCGCGGTGATGGTGGTGGTAGATCAGTCTTTTTTAAAGACAACGAAAGTTTTCTCCGTTCCTTCTTTTCTGCTGCAATaacaaaccaaaaaaaaaaaattaatgtatatgttatcataaaaaatgaaatgaaatgaatgaaaaaaaaaatatcttacCTGATTGTTCGCTCTCTTGAGATGATGTGATTGTCATCCTTTTACCACCTATACTATTGATTGCTTCATctgcaattaaagaaaaaatatgtattattattttttgaaaaaattaattttttttttgtataagtaAACATCAGATTTCCTCTTTCTTGAACTTTTGTCAGAGCCGCATCCCGACCTGGATCCCGAGCTGGTGCTCGAGCCAGAACTCGAGCTTGAGCCTGAACTCGAGCTTGAGCCTGAACTCGAGCTTGAGCCTGAACTCGAGCTTGAGCCTGAACTCGAGCTTGAGCCTGAACTCGTGCTTGAGCCGGCTGTAAATACTCAACAGCGCTAACAGATGTATTCAACGCTTGGCAATCAGCCCTCGTGCTTGCCGTACTTGTGTGGTGATCGCTTGGTACATAAGAGCGATCGCTTCTTACAGAAGTGCGGTCGTTTCTCGAAGATGAGCGATGGCGCTCGTTTCTCGAAGATGACCAATGGCGATCGCTTTTTTTTTGATGACGAGTGTTGGCGATCGCTTTTTGATGACGAGTGATTGCGATCGCTTTTCGAAGACGAGCGATTGCGATCGCTTGATGAGGACGAACGTTCGGTTTTCGCAGACGTAGAAGGGCGATCACTTTTGGCTGCCGGCGGAGAGTGAGGGTCCCTGAGTGGCTTCCTAGCTGCGGTTGCGGCTTTGGCTTCTGCTGTGGTTGCGGCTTCTGATGCTTTGGCTTCTGCTGTGGCTTTGGCTGCGACTGCTGCTTTGGCTTCTGCTGCGGCTTTGGCTGTGGTTGCGGCTTCTGCTGCTTTGGCTTCTGCTGCGGCTTTGGTTGCGACTGCTGCTTTCACTTCTGCTGAGGTTCTGGCTGCGGTTGTGGCCTTGGCTGCGGTTGTGGTTCTGGCTTTGGCTTTGGCTATGGCTGCGGCTTTGGCTGCGGTTGTGGCTTTGGCTGCGGTTGTGGTTTTTGCTGCGGTTTTGGCTGCGGATGCGACTTCTGCTGCGACTGCTGCTTGTTGCTGCGAGTTTTGCTCCTGTGGAAGCTGCTGCTGATAGTGCATCtctgataaggatgatatacttttaaaccAATCACACCAATCGACGGaagttgctgctgttgttgcgaCTCTGGTGAGGTGAGCGCACCCTCATTCAGCTGCTTCATCGCAGCAGTTAACGCGGCTGGTAGAGCTGAagaatataacaaaaataattaaattaaaaaaaaatgttacaaataaaatctaaactaatgtaaaaaaaatatcacttacACTTTCTCAAAATGGAATCATCATTAATTCCATTCGATGTCCAGGACATCAACTGCCACGCCACATTAAAGAGATGGACAATTGTTCTGTAGCCGTTGACCTTCTCAAAAGCTGCCTTCATGCTGTCGTTGATTCCTTCTATCTTCTCACACTTTGAATTGAAGAATGAACTTGAAAACTAAGAGTGAACTGACTGACGAAGCATGCACCAGGTCCTTAAATAGAGTGGACAGCGAAGCTTCCCTTTCCACTTCAATTGCCAAAAGTCCTTCGATTTGCGAAAAATTTCCACTTTCTTCTCATAGAACCTTCCTTAGACACTTCCCAccggaattttcaaaatctcctCCCTCTCAGCAAAATTTGACCATCCCTCAATCACTCGAGTACACACCTACGCTttcttggagagagagagagagagagagagagagagagagaaagagagagagagagagagagagagagagagagagcgatcaTTGTTGACTGTCCATATCTTAAATTTTCATGCGAGAGTCTTCAGCACGTATCCGACTTATCTGtgtgaaaattcaaaatcctAGTTCTTGAAACGCACACATGCACATATTAACTTGGCGGATAATCTATCTGCTAATCTGCAAGCAATCAGCCAGATGTGTATACTTGCGCATAGGCTAGCAAGCGGTCGGGAAAATATGTATGCCTGAGCGAGAAGGGGACGGGTCAGATGTGTATACGTACGTGCAGGTAAGCATGCGGAAATatgtatacctgcgcgcgtGTCGGGCAAGAAGTCCAACAGATACCCGTATGAGATCTATTGTGTTATGAATAAGATTATCTCCGTATGTAAGCACGCGGTCGAGGAAATGTGTATACCTGCGCGTTTGCCGCACAGATACCCCTGTGAGATCTATTGAGCGTAAGATTATCTCTTTAAGAATCGACAGTAATTTCAAGTGTgtgtgaaaattatctctGCTCGTGACAATCTAACGTGGAAACAGCTTTGAGGGTTCATCACTTCACGAGAGCGAGCAGATGTGCTTATTATTCTTGTTATTATCTTTCAGTTTAAACTATGAGAAAGcgggatttatttttctccgataaatttattagcttTGACTGCTATCTTATAAGGATGCATTTACACATTTTCCACCACCTCCGCTTTTCACACGTTTCTCGAAAATCAGAGAAGGAGGAGCTTTTCCAAGCAAATGTAGgcgcttccctctctctccgctgccTTTATAAGGACTTGTACGGGCTATCTAAGCTCATTAGCCGAAGAgcaactaaagcgcctagtcTCTGCTCTTGAACAACTTACgccttgagcaggtaaaacacttagaatattttcgaatatttctcAAACTTATTTCTGTGCCTCAAAATACTTATGAATTCGTCGAGTCAAAACTGATAATGCAACTAACGCGTATCAGTCGAGAACttagaataatttcaaatatcTACTATACTTATGCAATCGTGATCTAGAGTCAATAACGCAAAAGTTAAGCGTATTGTCTTACAAAAATACTGTAAAATCAAAGCAAAGacataaaattcttttttacaaAGAATATCAGCAATTCACGCAATATTCTATCTAAAAACACTatttatagaatatatttattttggttAATGAAACGAAAttacaaaacttttattattgtaaaatccTTCCAttacctggtatcccggacctctcttattataacaatatattataacgtAGAATCAAATTTCTATTTATGATCTGTCGTTATAATTACGACGCAGATCAGTAAATGATTACTGCTCTTCTCTAAAAACTAATATCATATACGCGCACAAGACCGAGAAaagtcgtgaccgtttcactcttaaaaccaaaaatttttaaacttttcacTACTTTGGAACTTATTTATACGCTCCTCCTGGGGTTACATTAGTAAAACGTGTATTTCGAACAgggtttttgatatttttagtaTGAAGAAAATCCATATACCTAGAATTAAAGTACAAGAAAAAAActttcatttaaaataaatctttataATTGCTTGCTtaggtaaaaagttgtctacgtttgaaaaaagagaaaatattaGTGCTTTCAGGGATGAAGTGATTTGCCCCTTTATTCGTGTAAGTATGCATTTTCCGTTTGCATCCTTAGACATTAagtatgtattatagtattcgCTGTACAAATTTACCTACGGGATTTTCGAATTTCGTAAAAAccgaaatttttcaattgagTATAGCTCAATATTTTCTCTATCAGAGTCGCAGaagaatttatttcagttAGTTTTATCTGAAAACTTGATGTTTGTACGATGGggcgattaattttttaaagacgGAAAATATAGCTGttccgaaaaaaattaatcaattagCCTCATCCTCCCTTATTCAATTGATTTAACCATGCAATGCGGCCCCGAATTTAATCTAGCTTCGATCTTTGCAATAAAACTTTTAGTTAAACTTTGATATTCTctgtatttttgtatatcaatATTTCAAACTGATACTATATGAtatgttatatttttatattgtcCAGCACTCTATCTTGCTTCATGATTTATCAGTTGGCCAATGTATCATACTTATTACCTAAACGAGCCTCAGATTCCTTATTTAATATTCAATATGAATGTAATGAGCAGCTCCACAATTGTATCGAAATTACAAACAATGTGTCAATTATTTGGTGAACCATGTGGATTTCAAGATTCGTTATCACATACGAAGatataataagaatatacCTTTTATATAGAGATAATATTAAAAGAGAGCGATTAAATCAGAATAAGAAAATTtgacaaatctgaaaatgttagaaataaaGTTTTCTTATTCAAGAAAAATGCCAGGTCTAAGCTTTTCGATATTTCTGCTTGTAAGTGTAACATGGTTATTAATGATGATTGTTCATGTCCCCCGATAAATAAAGTGCCTTTTAAAAATGCAATCTTTTTTTGTCtgattaaaaaacaacaagaCTTATGAATATTAGCACTATGAATGCTAATCGCGTAATGCTTGCATTTAGAGGTCAAGATAAccagaaaattatttataacaaaaGGAACAGAGGTAGACCTCGTTCTGAGATACGTGCTATTTCGtcaggagaaaaagaaactaaTACGCATCACAATAGCAATCGTGATATCAatgatatattatacataataataatgaaagtGTTTAAAGGCTAAGTATACTTTCAGAGGatcgtaaaattttcaaaatcgagTTAAACTGACAAgaactatataaataagtaaaaGATACGGTCTTTCAGACAGAGCGACTGCAGCTTTAGCTTCTTCTGTTCTTGCAGACTATGAGCTTTTCAAAGACAACGGTATATCGCTAGCGGTCGATAAAAGAAAAGTagctagagagagaaaaagagttcGATATGACCTTTCGAGGACATCAGATATTACTGATAAATCATCAGTaacttgaatttatttttatggttCGGGATAGAACGCTCTGTCAAGAAATGAAGGACAATAAGCTGTATCGTAGCACTGTAACGGAAGATCATTATTCGTTATTAATGGAACCTGGTTCACAGTTTCTAGGACATATGACCCCTTCTGTGGGAAACGCCATCACTATTAGCGAAatattgcataattatttgttgaaCAAACTACCTGGGGAACTAGAAAAACTCTGTGTAGTCGGTTGTGACGGTACCCCTGTTAATACTGGAGCTAATGGTGGGATAATGCGCCTCTTACAAGCAGTATCTTTATCTTTGTTACTACGCCATAAAATCAAGAACATACTCACAAGACCTTGCAAATCGTGATCCAGGCGTTCTTAATTTGTCTCGGTGGCTGACTACGGCAAACAGAATTCTCAGATTGTATATGGCAACAGCTTCCCCAACActattattgcaaaaaatagtGAAATATCTGAGAAATGTT carries:
- the LOC116417044 gene encoding uncharacterized protein LOC116417044, whose translation is MTSVIDRSSSEYNVLFRNTILQCQEEEKVYLRDIQGFQRIADDTFIFKEISFLNLSKTALPTAYLFKPPLPWDELTEEEKCMTHWIEKSHHGIEWDSGDIPYHRLHKILEICTQGVTKLFVKGKQKAEWIKNLLPDLSITNVENFGCPSFEKIIYDKQFVCFNHDLCIRRVPMCAVRNVIAIRTWLLDYLDDRFSLDTVDNQNSKCICLYWKSA